In the genome of Magnolia sinica isolate HGM2019 chromosome 2, MsV1, whole genome shotgun sequence, one region contains:
- the LOC131236484 gene encoding probable apyrase 7, with product MGASRIAAIVSAAVSRITHPHSSTGPSVSPSFLPPAGSNHRFGLASPGQKGGLRLSASLQDFSTFCMLDPEEGDLDLGIDSLTHAKPPRALQRETFGSSFSKEKTLPATSFARKKWVRAATCLLCLLLFFFLIYAFSRHFSTRPSQFYVILDCGSTSTRIYVYEWSIGHKTDHENLPIFLKSLPESIQRKSSSRSGRAYQRMETEPGLDKLVWDMSGLTTAMNPLLEWAEKQIPKHAHKTTPLFLYATAGVRRLPPDDSKELLDKAWSILRNSSFLCQKDWIKIITGMEEAYYGWIALNYHMGTLGSSPTKETFGALDLGGSSLQVTFETEEVVHDESSLNLSIGAVKHHLSAYSLPGYGLNDAFDKTVVHLLKKLSETTKVDLNKGKIELKHPCLQTGYKEQYICSQCVELNQEGSPLMEGRSTGNGKTGTAIELVGAPQWDECSALAKITVNLSEWSHLSSALDCELQPCALKENLPQPSGQFYAMSGFFVVFKFFNLTSDAMLEDVLQKGQEFCESTWEVAKNSVVPQPFIEQYCFRAPYIVSLLRQGLHITDKQVVIGSGSITWTLGVALLEAGRALPSRMELNSYRLLYMKLNPAILIALLLLSLMLLICAFLWIGNCVPRFFRGPHLPLFRQRNGGNTSVPSPFRFQRWSPISSGDGRVKLPLSPKIAGSEQRPFGMGHGLGAGSIQLMESNLYPSVSHSYSSGSLGQMQFENGVGSFWTQHRGQMRLQSRRSQSREDLSSSLAETHMGKA from the exons ATGGGAGCTAGCCGAATAGCAGCAATCGTTTCTGCTGCAGTGAGTCGTATTACGCATCCACATTCTTCAACTGGACCATCAGTTTCACCTAGTTTTTTGCCCCCTGCGGGTTCGAATCACAGGTTTGGTTTAGCTAGTCCTGGACAAAAAGGCGGTTTGCGATTATCTGCATCACTCCAAGATTTCTCAACCTTCTGCATGCTTGATCCAGAAGAAGGTGATCTTGACCTTGGAATAGATAGTTTGACGCATGCAAAACCACCTCGTGCTCTACAAAGagaaacttttggatcaagtttcTCAAAGGAAAAGACCTTGCCTGCAACCTCATTTGCACGGAAGAAATGGGTGCGAGCAGCTACATGCCTTCTGTGCCTTCTCTTGTTCTTTTTTCTGATATATGCATTTTCTAGACATTTTAGTACTAGACCGTCACAATTCTATGTTATACTTGATTGTGGAAGTACCAGCACACGGATTTATGTTTACGAGTGGTCCATTGGTCATAAAACGGACCATGAGAATCTCCCCATTTTCTTGAAATCATTACCCGAAAGTATTCAAAGAAAATCCAGTTCACGAAGTGGTCGTGCCTACCAACGCATGGAAACTGAGCCTGGGCTTGATAAACTTGTGTGGGACATGTCTGGCTTAACTACGGCAATGAACCCACTTCTTGAGTGGGCTGAGAAACAAATACCTAAGCATGCTCATAAGACCACTCCACTCTTCCTTTACGCTACAGCTGGAGTTCGTAGGCTGCCACCTGATGATTCGAAAGAGCTTCTTGACAAGGCATGGTCCATTCTGAGGAACTCATCGTTCTTGTGTCAGAAGGATTGGATTAAGATCATCACTGGCATGGAAGAAGCTTATTATGGATGGATAGCTCTTAATTATCACATGGGTACGTTGGGTTCATCACCGACAAAAGAAACATTTGGTGCACTCGATTTGGGTGGTTCATCGCTGCAAGTTACTTTTGAGACTGAGGAAGTCGTGCATGATGAGAGTAGCTTAAACCTAAGTATTGGAGCGGTTAAGCATCATCTCAGTGCTTATTCTCTTCCAGGCTATGGGTTGAATGATGCATTTGATAAGACCGTGGTTCATCTTCTCAAGAAACTATCCGAAACTACGAAAGTCGATCTAAACAAAGGCAAAATAGAGCTTAAGCATCCATGTTTGCAAACTGGTTACAAAGAGCAGTACATCTGTTCTCAGTGTGTAGAACTAAACCAAGAAGGAAGCCCTCTGATGGAAGGTAGAAGTACAGGAAACGGGAAAACTGGGACAGCTATTGAGTTGGTCGGTGCCCCTCAATGGGATGAATGCAGCGCACTTGCAAAAATAACAGTCAATTTGTCTGAATGGTCACATTTGAGTTCTGCACTTGATTGCGAACTCCAACCTTGTGCGCTTAAAGAGAATTTGCCTCAGCCAAGTGGACAGTTTTATGCCATGTCAGGTTTCTTTGTGGTGTTTAAGTTCTTTAACTTGACGTCCGATGCTATGCTAGAGGATGTATTGCAAAAGGGTCAGGAATTTTGTGAAAGTACATGGGAAGTAGCGAAGAATAGTGTTGTTCCGCAGCCTTTTATAGAACAGTATTGCTTCAGGGCACCATATATTGTATCGTTATTGAGACAAGGCTTGCACATTACAGATAAACAAGTGGTTATTGGATCTGGTAGTATTACTTGGACACTTGGGGTTGCTTTATTAGAAGCCGGTCGAGCATTGCCAAGCAGGATGGAGCTTAACAGCTATAGATTACTGTATATGAAGCTGAACCCTGCAATTCTCATTGCTTTGCTACTATTGTCGCTGATGCTTCTGATTTGTGCTTTTTTGTGGATTGGCAATTGTGTGCCAAGATTCTTCCGTGGTCCGCACCTCCCACTTTTCAGACAGAGAAATGGAGGCAATACGTCTGTTCCATCTCCTTTCCGCTTCCAGCGCTGGAGTCCTATCAGTTCAG GCGATGGAAGAGTAAAGTTGCCGCTGAGTCCAAAAATTGCAGGCTCTGAGCAGCGACCATTTGGTATGGGACATGGGTTGGGCGCCGGCAGCATTCAGCTTATGGAATCTAACTTGTACCCAAGCGTTTCACACAGTTATTCTTCTGGTAGCTTGGGGCAGATGCAGTTTGAGAATGGGGTGGGATCTTTCTGGACTCAGCATAGAGGTCAGATGCGGCTACAAAGCAGGAGATCACAATCGAGGGAAGACCTCAGTTCGTCATTGGCTGAGACTCACATGGGGAAGGCATAG
- the LOC131236485 gene encoding probable plastid-lipid-associated protein 4, chloroplastic isoform X2: MASAFFSSPQTTLSNSTIYHSSSRNIHLFTRLSPPQKPTRVPCSLSIAKSPFPAKPNNEIKFSEKWRSRVSFFPSFLKKKGKDRETMKEELLEAISALDRGAEATPDNQERVDQRPKFLRPNGKIYQAINADTLRAQNMETWPYFNQVTANLVPLSSTKVAVKFDTFKIAGLIPIKAPGRARGELEITYLDEELRISRGDKGNLFILKMVDPSYRVPL, encoded by the exons ATGGCCTCTGCTTTTTTCTCTTCTCCCCAAACTACCCTCAGCAACTCCACTATTTACCACAGCAGCAGTAGAAACATCCATCTCTTTACGAGACTCAGCCCTCCTCAGAAGCCGACACGTGTCCCCTGCTCGCTCTCCATCGCCAAATCCCCTTTCCCAGCAAAACCCAACAACGAAATCAAGTTCTCAGAGAAATGGAGGAGCAGAGTCTCTTTCTTCCCTTCCTTCCTCAAGAAGAAAGGCAAGGACAGGGAGACCATGAAAGAGGAGCTCCTGGAGGCGATCTCAGCCCTTGATCGCGGCGCCGAGGCCACTCCCGATAATCAAGAGCGAGTCGACCAG AGGCCAAAGTTCTTACGACCGAATGGAAAAATTTACCAAGCAATCAACGCGGATACACTGAGAGCCCAAAATATGGAAACTTGGCCTTATTTCAATCAG GTAACAGCAAACTTAGTACCTCTCTCTTCAACAAAGGTGGCTGTTAAATTTGATACTTTCAAAATTGCTGGTTTG ATACCCATTAAAGCGCCCGGAAGAGCTCGTGGCGAACTAGAAATCACATATCTGGACGAAGAGTTGCG AATCTCCAGGGGCGACAAAGGGAACTTgttcattttgaaaatggtggaccCATCATATAGAGTCCCGCTGTAA
- the LOC131236485 gene encoding probable plastid-lipid-associated protein 4, chloroplastic isoform X1, protein MASAFFSSPQTTLSNSTIYHSSSRNIHLFTRLSPPQKPTRVPCSLSIAKSPFPAKPNNEIKFSEKWRSRVSFFPSFLKKKGKDRETMKEELLEAISALDRGAEATPDNQERVDQIARELEAVNTIKEPLKSNFLNGKWELIYTTSRSILQSQRPKFLRPNGKIYQAINADTLRAQNMETWPYFNQVTANLVPLSSTKVAVKFDTFKIAGLIPIKAPGRARGELEITYLDEELRISRGDKGNLFILKMVDPSYRVPL, encoded by the exons ATGGCCTCTGCTTTTTTCTCTTCTCCCCAAACTACCCTCAGCAACTCCACTATTTACCACAGCAGCAGTAGAAACATCCATCTCTTTACGAGACTCAGCCCTCCTCAGAAGCCGACACGTGTCCCCTGCTCGCTCTCCATCGCCAAATCCCCTTTCCCAGCAAAACCCAACAACGAAATCAAGTTCTCAGAGAAATGGAGGAGCAGAGTCTCTTTCTTCCCTTCCTTCCTCAAGAAGAAAGGCAAGGACAGGGAGACCATGAAAGAGGAGCTCCTGGAGGCGATCTCAGCCCTTGATCGCGGCGCCGAGGCCACTCCCGATAATCAAGAGCGAGTCGACCAG ATTGCCCGTGAACTGGAAGCAGTAAATACCATAAAGGAACCACTCAAATCTAATTTTCTGAATGGAAAATGGGAGCTGATATATACGACTTCGAGATCAATTTTGCAAAGCCAG AGGCCAAAGTTCTTACGACCGAATGGAAAAATTTACCAAGCAATCAACGCGGATACACTGAGAGCCCAAAATATGGAAACTTGGCCTTATTTCAATCAG GTAACAGCAAACTTAGTACCTCTCTCTTCAACAAAGGTGGCTGTTAAATTTGATACTTTCAAAATTGCTGGTTTG ATACCCATTAAAGCGCCCGGAAGAGCTCGTGGCGAACTAGAAATCACATATCTGGACGAAGAGTTGCG AATCTCCAGGGGCGACAAAGGGAACTTgttcattttgaaaatggtggaccCATCATATAGAGTCCCGCTGTAA